The genome window ATTTTTCATTGCCAAAGCAAAAAATCCAACAGACCTTTCCGTCAGGACGATAAGATATAGCAGTGACTATCTCGCGAACATCAATATAATCAACAACCAGACAACGAACAATTTCCCAGATGCGAACTTTTCCGTCTATTGAACCGCTGATGAAATAATTATCATCCAGAGGGTTGAAATTAACACATGTCACTGCATCAAATATCGCATCTTTAGATAGACATTGCAGAACACTTCCAAAATGGGAAAAAGAATTGAGATCAAacgatatatatataaaaccaagATAAACGAAGTTATTGATATACTACAGTCTTAAAGATAATGCCAACAAGCGGCAAGGCTCACCAAAATTACTGTGAGAAAAAATTCTCAGGCATCTGTCGCATCCCACTTGCCATAGACGGACCGTCTTATCAACTGAGGATGAGAGCAGAAACTGCTGCGCACACAAAAATTACCATTAGTTCAATCAAGTTCAGTGAATCAACACTAACTCTGGTGCAATGAATAATTGCAATAGGAAATAAAATCCAATTTCCTACCACTCTAAAAGTAAAGTAGCATATATTAAAAACGAGATAGCACAGCCAAAAGTATTACTAACCCCTTTCGTTGACCATGAGAGATCTAAGACCTCCCCTCTGTGTCCCCGGAACTCATGAATAGGCTTCTCCAATAAGCGAAATACCTTTGGAGGGAAAATGACACAAGCTGACTCTGATGATCGCCCCAATTGCTGCGCCTTAGTCTGTTTTTCTTTATTCACATTTGGAGAATTTAACTTGGAAAATGGATGCATCTTGAAGTATAGAGAAGAAGGATCAGAAGCAATatcaaatttgttgaatttctcaTCCTCAATCACCTTCCACACTCGCACAATACCATCTTCACCAGAACTGGCCAAGTATTGCCCATCAGGACTGAACTTCATGGACAAAATTGAACCCTCATGTGCCGAAAAGTCTTGCCCGGCATATAGTGAAGATAGTTCCTTGGTCCGCTTTTTACTTGGATGAACTCGGACTCTTCGCATCCCTACCCCTGATGCAGATTTAAGACTGATGGGGCTCAACGGAGCCTCATGTTTATCAGCAACACAAATCCCAATTCTTAATTTACTTAACCATCCCCTTTTAACTTTCTTCTTCGTATCAAGAAAGAACCTAGCGTTATCAACTTCTCTCTGTAATAATTGCTGAATCGAAGGAGATGGTGCCGGTGCACTATGAATTTCCCCATTAACCAATTGATTTAACGCAGCTTGACCTAATCTGCCAAGCCTTCCATCATGACCTAATTCATTCACAATGACATTCATTCCTCTGTTCAAATTCCTCATTGCAGATGTGGAATGTGTATCATCCAAAGCACCATTTCCTAGTGGCTCCCGAGCTTCAGTTGACAGAGAAGACACTGTAGACTGACTTGAGCAAGAAGCCACTTCCAATCCTGAAGTTCTCAAGACTACCCCTCTATCTTCCCTAAATCTATCAATAACTTTAATTCGGTCAACAAAGATATCTTCTGAGTCTTCTGTCATCGTCGAATGCGTATCCAAATCTACACCCATCCACTCCAGGAACTTATGGCGGCGCTCATGAACACTTTCCAGGTTCTTAGCCCAAACCTCCTCATACCTTATGAAACCTGAAGCACCAGAACTAAAGTCCTCACAGCAATCTGAACCCCAATCCGAAACCGAAGAGAGGTCCTCTCGGGTATCATAAAAATGATCCTCACGCTCTTCACTAGGACTCCCCAAGGTCCCCATCAATTCActgttttattttcctttcagttttcaACCCATGAAATCCTGAATCAAAATCTAACCAACCAAAAAATATCAGAAAAATTCAGACACTCAAATTATGATCAAATCTCTGAATTTGATACcagaagaacccaaaaattcaatcTTTTCCCTTATCCAGAACCAGAAATCTCAAAATTTTTTCCCAACAACAACATCCACAAACTGCAAAAACCAAACACAACCCAACACAGATCCTGAAATGATCTTATCCCAAGTCCAAGCATATGACTTTCtcaaaacaaaagacaaacccAATTGCCCAAATCAAAAACCAACCCAACAAATTGTTtccaaaaaccaaatcaaaatctGAAACAGGTACAATTGAAAAGGCAGAGTTTTGCTCACCTGGGTCACTAACAAACTTTGGTCAAACCCCAGAAATCTTAATTTGTCACAGGGATTTCCACTTTCCCAACCCCTTCCaacttcctttctctctctagcagCAACAACAGTTCCCACTTGGAGAAGCAAAGAATAACTACAGCATGGAACtttaaacaaatcaaacaaactgaaacaataaaagtaaaataaaacaaaaaagaacagAGAAAAAGGGCAAAAATCTGCCTCGGGTTGTGCGCCGTACCAGGAAGAGAAGGGAGTGGAAGGTGTTCGCTCTCTCTTTGTTCGCGCTGCGTGTCTTTTTTCTCTCTGTATCTTTCCTCGACAGACCACACTGCTGTCTGATACAACTTGATTGGTACGGATctttcgctctctctctctaacccacCTTTGTAATTGTAAACTAAAAACTGTGGACTGTTCTgattccccctttttttttctttgtaattttcACTTAattgtgttttaattttaatttttttttttatacttttcataattttttaccATCTCCAAGAGAATAATTTGCATTTTACGAATAGTTTAAATGAGTTTTGTGTGAATATTGCggggggtttttttttatttggaataCGGTGGGAGGAAATTGAAGAcctttctttattttgtttcttgtttgttGTGTGATTTTTGGTTAGGCGGATTTTTTTGACTAAATGTTGGAATcatgtaatttaattttcttaattcgCCGTACATTTAGTAGAGTCTAGGGATGTGGAGAAGACTAATAGGTGGTTCAATATATGGGGTAAGAAATTCTATTTACAAGAAATAAATCTATTGAATATATTGAACTTGCATGTAGTTTGGAATATTTTGTTACAAGAAAGAAATCTATTGAATATAATGACATATTTTATTGTCAGTAAAACTCTAAAAATTctgaaaattgaattaaaattaaaattcaaccGTCTAACATATGTGCAAACAATCAAGAGTATAGTCATGTAGTGTATGTCATAGGCTCTAGCCCACCCCAATTTCCAAAACATGAAAAGAAATGTTGTATAAGTATATTTAGTAAAGACAAGTAGTACCAAAAGAGCGGAAGCTGCCTCTGTATATAATTTCTAGCTTCATCCTTGCAAACAATATCCTTGTTTAATAATAGACAAATTACCAAATCAACTATCCGTTGTTTAGTGTTATGCGCATATATGTAGTCCTCGTGCCCATCGTCATGTAACAAGTTTATATTATTAATAAGATAAATCTATGAGACATGCACGTACGAAAGCAGGAGAAGCCTTATTttcgaaataaaaaataaaaaataaaaaaaatcgattttaaaattttcttactACCAACAAAAAAGGGAGTTGACCAACCTTACCTATGTTAGCATCCCACGTGTCACCGCCCGATTTTGACTCTGTAGTCTTGGTCGTCGTATGTGAACTgagacttcttcttcttgcaatGGCCAATGGGGCCCCTTTTTGAAAAGTTCAAGTTATCTTGGAATTCAAGCAAATTAGGTTAACAGTTTCccagaaaaaatagtttttatttttgtgttctcaatactttaaaaaaaagaaagaaaggaaagttaaTACATGGGCATGACCGGCCACTTCtatccaaaaataataataaagatagAGACAGACATTTCTCATTTCTTAATATAAGTGTCTGTTACTTAATGGTTGTAGGTAATGTTCTTTTCAAGAACATTAGAGTATAGTGAATCTACTTATGAAGGAATTGTTACCTGTCACATATATACAACATTGTTTGAATATATTTATAGGAAACTAataaaaaaggtttcaaaattttgatttttaacaaaaaaaaaaaactatgttgtaagtttatttaatggttagtacAAAACTCACTTTTAAATGAGCCCAACTTAAATGGTCCAACCTAAATAACAAGTTGATTTGTCAAATTTTCCCTTAACGGTTTTTGGTTAACTTACGTTAATTAATCTGTTTGTTTAGTTAGTTTGAAATTAGCACAACCGAACGTTGCAGAGTTCTTCAATCTGcagattttactttttttttttgtgaactgGGTGAAGGTTTTAAGAgtcgatttttttttaaatcctgaTTTTTTTGTTGTTCGTTTAGGTCTTTCGAAGTAAGaattattcttcaattacaGGTTCATTGAAGGTtcttagatttttgtttttttttattcgtGATCTTCGTTGTTGTTCATTGTTTCACTGGAGTTCTGTAATTGATCGCCGTTCTTCATAGTTTCGTTGTTTGGATGTAATTGGCACTGTATTATAGGTTATGAGATTCTAGTTTCATAGTTTTTTAAGTTTTTGCATTGACTGATATATTTTTGTCTTAATTTGTGTTCAAATTACAATATATAAGGtagttgattttatttttttgaaattttcagtTTTGATCTTACTGTTTTGAATAATTTGCAGGTAAGTCTTGATTTATTCATCACGCTGGATGtgtttaatttttcataaatagtggATGTAGTTCTATAATAGTTTATGAAACAGTTGTTATTAAAGTACTTTTtgctttttaattttgttttgtgatgtTTTGTTTTAGAAATATTGTTAGTTTTGGGTTCATTTTATATGCATTAGAGGATTAGTCATTCTGATGTGGATGTTTTTGAAGTTAAGATGGAATGGAATcggtttgttgtttgtttggacGATAAGACATGCTTTTGTGTGCAATGGCAGCATAATGATTTTCCATGTTCTCATGCATTGCAAGTGTTGCAACATGATAGTCGTGATGTATATGAGTATGTTGATGATTACTAGAAAGCAAGCTTTTATCGAAAAACATACCAGTTTTTTATGCATCCATTTTCAGATTTGGATAAGCTGAATGTTGATACTATCATAAATAGTGTGAGGCCTCCAATTACGAAGATTTCATCTGGAAGACCAAAGAAAAGTAGGATTAAATCTGCTGGTGAAATTAGTGGGATAAAAAAGATCGTCACTTGTAGCAAGTATGGATATTCGGGACATAACAAGGTTTCATGTAAACTTGTTATACAAGATGGTTGATCTTTTGAGATATGAGAGTTTATTGGTGATATGTAACAAATTTTCATTTGGGagactatttatttttgttttgaattgatGTTTTGGAGGATGTAATTCTGGTTTTAGACCTTTGTTTGATTATTTCCAGTTTTTAcaaaattgacacaccccgactcggAATGTCCATTTGGAGTCTGAATCAAGTTATTttggccgacacctagaaggtgatgaagccataaagtgtagtgctatggaaaatgtgaataaatttaaacctaaaagtgcctaaatacaataaagtgtGGTGAGCGGGagtgaacccatttcacatatgatgtcagagcataagtaaagtacagtaagatAAGATAAGGATTATACCCTCAAAGGTAGCCATCTATACTGAGATtttccaagaatcctcgtcgatacaaaAGTTTAGCAACTAAAACATAGAGGGGTGAAAAACAATGGTGAGTGGGCCTGCAAAATAAAGTTTTAGTAAAAACCTTTCAAAATGTTATAACTCCTcatcgtaaaacatgtataattttcaaaatatgcatactacatatagtatgaaaatactcacCGTAGCCTGCAAAATATCAAGATATCAATACGGCACAATAGATCATATATAAGTGCATGACTTTAGTAATCTTATACTTTCGTATAAGCAAACATATCAAACcaagtgctcatcgacacatgctgacacacgagttcatgcagagttATTCTAACATgaacaagattgggtgtaataatgatataagctaaagtgctacaatcacatgaagatTGATGCTATTCGCGGTCACATACAAGTTGGAGTTGCCtaatccaaggtgagcgtgtggtgcagatgtgaacatacatgtgaaagactggccctagCCCTGGGCAAGCACTAACACCGTGTGCAACAAACGATGAGCAGATAAcacaaatatagtcatgccacagTGATTTAATTGTTCTAATCAACATACTAACATTCATAGCCGTAGATATAATTATGGCATCAAAGATTATAAGCATACCTTTGCATCTTGTAGGATGTAGCATATTTCATAACTTCTGTCATTTCGTTAATTCTTATAAACTTTAGTCTAATCTAGGTGAacttaagaaattttttttttcaactgcataaatggaaactattaattacacacacacacacaataaaaggaaaaaacccACTTACTTGAAGTCTGCACTACAATTCCTtagcacgaatatcgaggcGTCACGAACGATCGTTGCCTAGAACAAATATCACGTCTTAGAATTCTTATTGATATAACAcgtaacttatataaaacacatcccaaggacgttctagaatgatttttaacccattgaccaaaagtcaatcgTCGGTCAAAGGTTAGGGTctacaaccctacgtaactcgatTCGGAAGATTTGCacctcagatttccaatccgtaactTTTCAAGAGTTTCAATAAGATTCAAGAATAACATCCTAAAGTTTCGAAACAattcaacggtcggatctccgccaattgcaatTTAAGTGAcggtcaacgttttattttatgaacttacaaatccaattcggatAAGATCCGTACGTtagattcccgatccgtaagttcctaatgtcctcaaatattacatagtataacgtattaaagtttggtgacaatccaatGGTCGGATTGTCGAATCATAAAATGGCCAAGTGACGTAGTATACCATACTAGGTTCAAACTATCGAACTATAGCAAACAGTTATCAAATTGACatcaaaacatcaaatttaACTAAAAAAGGCAACGTCGACCCACTGGCCACATGCCCCCGCACGTGGCGGTCGGTCGCCTTGACTCACTAGAAAATCGAACAATTccaaaaattcccaaattttacaggaatgaagatctcaatgagagagcaagttttatacctatggctaagtccaatttggccgggaaaggcCCCAAATTGGCTCGCACCCATCGGAACCCTAGAAATTAGTGTGTTCAATTCGTCTTTTCTGATGCTCCACCGCCTCCAAGGTTGTTTGGGGTTTGCTCCTGGGCTCAAagggagttgattaagggtggtggtgggtggtgtAACTTGCCGGAATGGCGGAATAGCTGTCGAACACCCCCGGGTTCTCCGACACTGTTCTTTGTAGTTTTAAACCAAAAACCTTTTGATCTTGGGTGGAAATGGTAGAGGGGAGGTTGAGGAAGAGATTGCAGGTGATCGATGGATGAATTTCGTCTGAAAAATGGTGGAAGTTTGCTGGAATTACACCAGGACGAACGAGTTAAGTGCACGAGTCAAATAAGAGGTTGTGGAGgtcattctctctctcctatcttgattggttttttcttttcccccTTATTTCTGATTGGTCTAATCCTTTTTCCCCTAAATTTCTGATTGGTCACTTAACAACAATCTAATTGGGCCTATTTCCCACAAGATGGGAGCTTATTAATTTCTAATCTAAAATGTAATAAAATGATTCCAAATGTCCATAACTTTTCCGTTACAATCCTGATTCACAActggctttcgcctatgcgttcgtaccATCGAGTATTTCGAGAACACAGTAAAATAGTAACTCGTACGTGTCACGAAATGACGGTTAACAGAAGTCAATAACCTTGcttctaagggcattttcgtaaaatcattcgtttaaaatttataaaatcatgaaattagggatgggttgtcacaGAAACAGTGTGTTGAGTCAGATAAACAGTTAATATGTAGCCAAGTTTATGGCTTTGTGGTTTCAATATCTATTTACTATTTCGTTTAGTTTTGAAATTAGTTGATAGTTATGTGCAATGGCTTTAACTTTATATAAACTCTCAGTATGTAATAGGAGGcttatttgattttgatgaaacatatttttgaatttaataaacaattgttTTTGTTACGAAATAGTGTTGCCAGTTTCATCAATAGTTGTTATTTTTTGGGCATTTTTGTTGTCCAACATACATTTTTACAATGAAAACTGAATGaaactttagattattatatgTATGTGAACCCACATTAACACTAAACTTGAACAATAACATTAAGACTTAGTCACAACCCCTCTCAATTTTTCAAAAGTCAACCTTAGCTTGatattattaaactaattaacTAGCTGATGATCCAAGCATGATGCTAACTAACAATTATGACTCATTTATTTTCCAAATGGTACATCTATAAAGTATACTTTTGTATTTGATTGAACCGTTGAGATACAATTTTAAGACTTAGTCATGGAATGTTTTAATTGGCATGTTGTTTTTTGAATGGGACACGTCGAGATACCTTACTAAAAACTTAATCACTGATAAAATGAATATCTTActaaaaaagcaaagaaaaaaaaaagagatcaatacACATATTGGCATCTTATCAAACTATCGATAATTATTTTCCATACTGATCTATTGATACTTCTTATCGTCATGTTAAGATGaattatttataattatttttcatattgaTCTATTGATACTTTTTTTCATGATGTTAATTTGTAGGTTACGTGACATGTTATGACTTTGGGATGACAAActttgtttgtatcatacttgaccaatcctgaaactactgagcaccggtcaacgttataccgtcaaggacccaaaagagtttccctccaaccaggaggccaatcatagcgcgacacgtgtcgacatcagaagccaatcatagtgcaacacgtgtcaacatcagaagtcaatcacaacacgacacgtgtcaatgtcagaatgaaactagaaactctcttttataaatagagatcattctttcacaatattttctaatgtcatttgtactaaatcattcactagtactcattaaaggagagcttgaacctatgtacttgtgtaaacccttcacaactaatgagaactcctctactccgtggacgtagccaatctgggtgaaccacgtacatcttgtatttTGCTTCCCTTTCTCTATCCATtcacatacttatccatactagtgaccagagcaatctagcgaaggtcacaatcTTAACACTttttattgtaccaaagtcttcactgattttgtgcatcaacatttggcgccgtttgtgggaacgacacttattcccactatctTCATCTTTGCCAAGCTTGTTTACATGGGACTCATAAgtattccgacagacttgcctagaagtcagtacgacaagtccaagaaaaaaccgcatgtccttgctcaaactttcctacttccaagaggcgatggagacttacgaaagaaaattccagtggcacatgactctactcaggacccccttgtcctacagctatttgaggaagtaaacaagttgaaggccgaacgtcaggccgataTACCTggctggaaccaacccaggcctggccctctcacaagaaggatcatcgacaccccATTCAAgcaaagataaaacaaaaggttagtttacaactctatactggaaaggagaACCCAATTGAACATcttaacctttttgagtccaccatggcatatcggatgcacaccgatgaagagcgatgtcttttcttcccctccaccttctctaacggagctctaaattggtattaccgtcttccacctgagatagtagactcatttgaggaactgaggaaactatttatctctcaacacatcttccagaccgatcgcttgcattctgcagatgatgTACACTGtttgccagaagccggacgagtcactacgagagtatgccggtcgcttcagccatgagtattctcgttgcactgagacagatgacaagaccaccctcaaggccttcacggcaggcctacgtgattgtttcttcaagtacatgatcaatgccaacacatGGAATACTTactttgaggtgatggcacaggtttACAACCACTCATTCGCCGAAGcgaggacataccaagggaacccctatatggttaacccctatcaacaagtgggaagtggaagtcaagttctaccacgtgaggagatattggccattcagactcCCATTGTATCATCtactgcctcatttagctactcgataagtcaccaaacgtat of Malus sylvestris chromosome 6, drMalSylv7.2, whole genome shotgun sequence contains these proteins:
- the LOC126626498 gene encoding uncharacterized protein LOC126626498 isoform X1 — translated: MGTLGSPSEEREDHFYDTREDLSSVSDWGSDCCEDFSSGASGFIRYEEVWAKNLESVHERRHKFLEWMGVDLDTHSTMTEDSEDIFVDRIKVIDRFREDRGVVLRTSGLEVASCSSQSTVSSLSTEAREPLGNGALDDTHSTSAMRNLNRGMNVIVNELGHDGRLGRLGQAALNQLVNGEIHSAPAPSPSIQQLLQREVDNARFFLDTKKKVKRGWLSKLRIGICVADKHEAPLSPISLKSASGVGMRRVRVHPSKKRTKELSSLYAGQDFSAHEGSILSMKFSPDGQYLASSGEDGIVRVWKVIEDEKFNKFDIASDPSSLYFKMHPFSKLNSPNVNKEKQTKAQQLGRSSESACVIFPPKVFRLLEKPIHEFRGHRGEVLDLSWSTKGQFLLSSSVDKTVRLWQVGCDRCLRIFSHSNFVTCVNFNPLDDNYFISGSIDGKVRIWEIVRCLVVDYIDVREIVTAISYRPDGKGGIVGLMTGNCCVFNIIDDHMELDVQINIQGKKKSPGKKITGFQFSPSNPSKVMVTSADSAVRLISGGDIVCKYRGLRNGGNHTSASFTTDGKHIVSASDDSNVHIWNFNSQDMTSSRLRKIWSCESFVSHNSIIAIPWNGVNSLPGTLPSPRFIGDVPQSSIDYPLKHLNFDEKLEQKMHLSSPDCFSLGRGFLLESLPRGTPTWPEEKLVNSSPVPVSPTMCSSEYKFLKKACQSMSGSSHMWGLVIVTAGWDGRIRTYHNYGLPIRR
- the LOC126626498 gene encoding uncharacterized protein LOC126626498 isoform X2 produces the protein MGTLGSPSEEREDHFYDTREDLSSVSDWGSDCCEDFSSGASGFIRYEEVWAKNLESVHERRHKFLEWMGVDLDTHSTMTEDSEDIFVDRIKVIDRFREDRGVVLRTSGLEVASCSSQSTVSSLSTEAREPLGNGALDDTHSTSAMRNLNRGMNVIVNELGHDGRLGRLGQAALNQLVNGEIHSAPAPSPSIQQLLQREVDNARFFLDTKKKVKRGWLSKLRIGICVADKHEAPLSPISLKSASGVGMRRVRVHPSKKRTKELSSLYAGQDFSAHEGSILSMKFSPDGQYLASSGEDGIVRVWKVIEDEKFNKFDIASDPSSLYFKMHPFSKLNSPNVNKEKQTKAQQLGRSSESACVIFPPKVFRLLEKPIHEFRGHRGEVLDLSWSTKGFLLSSSVDKTVRLWQVGCDRCLRIFSHSNFVTCVNFNPLDDNYFISGSIDGKVRIWEIVRCLVVDYIDVREIVTAISYRPDGKGGIVGLMTGNCCVFNIIDDHMELDVQINIQGKKKSPGKKITGFQFSPSNPSKVMVTSADSAVRLISGGDIVCKYRGLRNGGNHTSASFTTDGKHIVSASDDSNVHIWNFNSQDMTSSRLRKIWSCESFVSHNSIIAIPWNGVNSLPGTLPSPRFIGDVPQSSIDYPLKHLNFDEKLEQKMHLSSPDCFSLGRGFLLESLPRGTPTWPEEKLVNSSPVPVSPTMCSSEYKFLKKACQSMSGSSHMWGLVIVTAGWDGRIRTYHNYGLPIRR